Proteins found in one Campylobacter canadensis genomic segment:
- a CDS encoding hydrogenase small subunit, with product MSKNLEQIKNVLKTLGVKADENEIYERIKDKKLKVIWLHFSECTGCSESFIRSESIGLDDLIFDYIDLVYHETYMASSGFLAESLLKSKEPYLLIVEGAISANEYYTSGAFAHSAMHKMQELAKNALAIYAVGSCSSYGGIQAAAPNPTISYGIADEFKDAVLIPGCPPSESNIIASIMHFVFFNSAPSLDNNNRPAFAYAKCLHDMCERKVAFESGDFVKEFGDEAAKNGACLFKVGCKGPYTFNNCPKTKFNSKTSWPVAAGHGCIACSERDFWDNYGVYELSMASSYAQGKRKRAQNIINNFEKGTTCIKDDGIYKDNEKILSFEFEMQNIASFLSTNKLGQKLLANYEKEFNINLQADSKIASKFSDIFLAASFILNKEFKSLDEILKLANSYEIGIASGLDFKLNNNIPFKLDVQKSLRLVLIYKLGGLDDIAIYYGIADSIAQVIVKVLKLADIKEFYFEDEIFKSEIMQERLSFYLKRI from the coding sequence ATGAGCAAGAATTTAGAACAAATTAAAAATGTATTAAAAACATTAGGTGTAAAAGCAGATGAAAATGAAATTTATGAACGCATTAAAGATAAAAAATTAAAGGTAATTTGGTTACATTTTAGTGAATGCACAGGCTGTAGTGAAAGTTTTATTAGAAGTGAAAGCATAGGTCTTGATGATTTAATTTTTGATTATATTGACCTTGTTTATCACGAAACTTATATGGCATCAAGCGGCTTTTTAGCAGAAAGTTTATTAAAAAGCAAAGAACCTTATTTATTGATAGTAGAAGGTGCTATTAGTGCTAATGAATATTATACTTCTGGTGCTTTTGCTCATAGTGCAATGCATAAAATGCAAGAATTAGCAAAAAATGCCCTAGCAATTTATGCGGTAGGTTCTTGCTCAAGTTATGGTGGTATTCAAGCTGCTGCACCAAATCCAACTATTTCTTATGGAATAGCAGATGAGTTTAAAGATGCAGTTTTAATTCCAGGTTGTCCGCCTAGCGAGAGTAATATTATTGCTAGTATTATGCATTTTGTGTTTTTTAATAGTGCTCCTAGTTTAGATAATAATAATCGTCCTGCCTTTGCTTATGCAAAATGCTTACATGATATGTGCGAAAGAAAGGTAGCATTTGAAAGTGGAGATTTTGTAAAAGAATTTGGCGATGAAGCAGCTAAAAACGGTGCTTGTTTATTTAAGGTTGGCTGTAAAGGACCTTATACTTTTAATAACTGTCCTAAAACTAAGTTTAATTCTAAAACTTCTTGGCCGGTTGCAGCAGGACACGGGTGTATTGCTTGTAGCGAAAGAGATTTTTGGGATAATTACGGAGTTTATGAGCTATCAATGGCAAGTTCATATGCGCAAGGGAAAAGAAAAAGAGCGCAAAATATAATAAATAATTTTGAAAAAGGAACAACCTGTATTAAGGATGATGGTATTTATAAAGATAATGAAAAAATTCTTTCATTTGAATTTGAAATGCAAAATATTGCAAGTTTTCTTAGTACAAATAAATTAGGGCAAAAATTATTAGCAAATTATGAAAAAGAATTTAATATAAATTTACAAGCAGATAGCAAAATTGCAAGTAAATTTAGCGATATTTTTCTAGCTGCTAGTTTTATTTTAAATAAAGAGTTTAAAAGTTTAGATGAGATACTTAAATTAGCAAATTCTTACGAGATTGGTATTGCTAGCGGTCTTGATTTTAAATTAAATAATAATATCCCTTTTAAACTTGATGTACAAAAATCTTTAAGACTTGTATTAATATACAAACTTGGTGGTTTAGACGATATTGCAATTTATTATGGAATTGCTGATAGTATTGCACAAGTGATTGTAAAAGTTTTAAAATTAGCTGATATTAAAGAATTTTATTTTGAAGATGAAATTTTTAAAAGTGAAATTATGCAAGAAAGATTAAGTTTTTACCTTAAGAGGATTTAA
- a CDS encoding tetrahydrodipicolinate N-succinyltransferase N-terminal domain-containing protein, translating into MNTSEFTLHCEQIQANKDFFKPLAFALGVASFGQISKKMIYIDFANVNYMQNYNTFSILFDVLKLARFKDESEFELELKKEDLEKILSYFQCFENDTNKHTNIEVFKTALKYIDKERFFLVVLNKDENPQSLSNVYIKLHLLSRNYKKPRELNLTKAFAIMPCLAWSDNRAYELEYLKENEIELKFSKTYPNIDYIDKFPRFLQSIIPQESVRITDSSKVRLGAHLAKGSTIMPGASYVNFNAGTLGAAMVEGRISSSVIVGEDTDIGGGASILGVLSGTDGSAISIGKRCLLGANSVTGICLGDDCVVDASVAVLSGMKFKLIFSEQLQKANPNFSFDKEYFKARELSNLNGLHFRQDSISGAMIVSFNQKLIQLNKDLH; encoded by the coding sequence ATGAACACTAGTGAATTTACTTTACATTGTGAACAAATCCAAGCAAATAAGGATTTTTTTAAGCCACTTGCCTTTGCATTAGGCGTTGCTAGTTTTGGGCAAATTAGTAAAAAGATGATTTATATAGATTTTGCAAATGTAAATTATATGCAAAATTATAATACTTTTAGTATTTTATTTGATGTTTTAAAACTTGCACGCTTTAAAGATGAAAGTGAATTTGAGCTTGAGTTAAAAAAAGAAGACTTAGAAAAAATTTTAAGTTATTTTCAATGTTTTGAAAATGATACTAACAAACATACAAATATTGAAGTATTTAAAACAGCGTTAAAGTATATTGATAAAGAGAGATTTTTTTTAGTAGTTTTAAATAAAGATGAAAATCCACAAAGTTTAAGTAATGTTTATATTAAGTTACATTTATTATCAAGAAATTATAAAAAGCCAAGAGAATTAAATCTTACAAAGGCATTTGCAATTATGCCTTGCTTAGCGTGGAGCGATAATAGAGCTTATGAGCTTGAATATTTAAAAGAAAATGAAATAGAATTAAAATTTTCTAAAACTTATCCAAATATTGATTATATTGATAAATTCCCAAGATTTTTACAAAGTATTATCCCGCAAGAAAGTGTAAGAATTACAGATAGCTCAAAGGTAAGATTAGGGGCGCATTTAGCAAAGGGCAGCACTATTATGCCAGGTGCTTCTTATGTAAATTTTAATGCAGGAACTCTTGGAGCTGCGATGGTTGAAGGTAGAATTTCATCAAGCGTAATTGTAGGAGAAGATACTGATATTGGCGGTGGAGCAAGTATTTTAGGCGTTTTAAGTGGAACTGATGGAAGTGCAATTAGCATAGGAAAAAGATGTTTATTAGGGGCAAATAGCGTTACTGGAATTTGCTTAGGAGATGATTGTGTTGTAGATGCTTCAGTAGCTGTTTTATCTGGTATGAAATTTAAGCTTATTTTTAGTGAGCAATTACAAAAAGCAAATCCTAATTTTTCTTTTGATAAAGAATATTTTAAAGCAAGAGAATTAAGCAATTTAAATGGCTTGCATTTTAGACAAGATAGCATAAGCGGTGCAATGATTGTAAGCTTTAATCAAAAATTAATTCAACTAAATAAAGATTTACATTAA
- a CDS encoding aromatic amino acid transport family protein has product MKDERMKFDRIDIGWIVMSIGMAIGAGIVFLPVQVGVVGLWVFLFSSIIGYPAMYLFQKLFINTLARAKNASSYPDAIESYLGKNAAIFLSILYFLMIIIWMFVYTTAVNNDSAAYLQTFNISKENLANNPIYGLVIVLILTFIAMSAESVLFKLSGFMAVSVLLVIAVLALLMIPMWDFSNIKAIGDYKILIKDVIVTLPFTLTSILFLQSLSPMVISYRAHFKDIEIARKKALRAMNISFILLFVIVFFYAVSFTLAIDYESALKAKEENISALAIVAKSFSSNQSNWHIYFGMLLNVFAVLTSFFGVFLAFREATNGILNNIISRFTNTSNMKKRIDMLSILIGILLCWFAIVLNFPILFFTSICSPIFGLIGCLIPAFLVYKIPSLNDLKGFSLYFIILTGILLCVSPFLAF; this is encoded by the coding sequence ATGAAAGATGAGCGTATGAAATTTGATAGAATTGATATAGGCTGGATTGTAATGAGTATTGGTATGGCTATTGGTGCAGGAATTGTGTTTTTACCTGTTCAAGTTGGCGTTGTGGGACTTTGGGTGTTTTTATTTTCATCTATTATTGGCTATCCTGCTATGTATTTATTTCAAAAACTTTTTATAAACACTCTTGCAAGGGCAAAAAACGCAAGTTCTTATCCTGATGCAATAGAAAGTTATTTAGGAAAAAATGCAGCTATTTTTTTAAGCATTTTATATTTTTTAATGATAATTATTTGGATGTTTGTTTATACAACGGCTGTTAATAATGATAGTGCAGCTTATTTGCAAACTTTTAATATCAGTAAAGAAAATCTAGCAAATAATCCTATTTATGGTTTAGTAATAGTATTAATTTTAACTTTTATTGCTATGAGCGCTGAAAGTGTTTTATTTAAATTATCAGGTTTTATGGCAGTTAGTGTATTGCTTGTTATTGCTGTACTTGCTTTACTTATGATACCTATGTGGGATTTTTCTAACATAAAGGCAATTGGAGATTATAAAATTTTAATTAAGGATGTTATAGTTACTTTACCTTTTACACTTACTTCAATATTATTTTTACAATCTTTATCGCCAATGGTAATTAGTTATAGAGCGCATTTTAAGGATATTGAAATAGCAAGAAAAAAAGCTTTAAGAGCTATGAATATTTCTTTTATTTTATTGTTTGTTATTGTATTTTTTTATGCAGTATCTTTTACCTTAGCAATTGATTATGAAAGTGCTTTAAAAGCAAAAGAAGAAAACATCTCAGCCCTAGCAATAGTTGCAAAAAGTTTTAGTTCAAATCAAAGCAATTGGCATATTTATTTTGGTATGCTTTTAAATGTTTTTGCGGTTTTAACCTCGTTTTTTGGAGTGTTTTTAGCTTTTAGAGAAGCAACAAATGGCATTTTAAATAATATTATTTCAAGATTTACAAATACAAGCAATATGAAAAAACGCATAGATATGTTAAGCATTTTAATAGGTATTTTACTTTGCTGGTTTGCAATAGTACTTAATTTTCCAATTTTGTTTTTTACAAGTATTTGTTCTCCAATTTTTGGTTTAATAGGATGCTTGATACCTGCATTTTTAGTTTATAAAATTCCAAGTTTAAACGATTTAAAGGGTTTTAGTTTATATTTTATAATTCTAACTGGAATTTTATTATGTGTTTCTCCGTTTTTAGCTTTTTAA
- a CDS encoding response regulator transcription factor, with amino-acid sequence MKILIVENEVYLAQSIAIKLNEAGYESDIATSFNDIKNIFYDVILLSTNVDSFMKIIQNHKQSMILLLVSYVSSDTVSTPIAAGAYDYIQKPFMIEEVLRKIKYFYNYNRLKLQNQALNSYVKSVIDLKIHPVKKITFPLLIKTNNQILADSYVFNYAFSNNILLHFTDLSSSFNLNELLVGASEIRYFTNFQVLKGSKLEQILKLSKGQNFIFHTNSKNHFEGLNELCLEDKENNDYKGILTVDDYLKNMILKWQDSYTDTDLSKKLGISRKTLWEKRRKYDIDK; translated from the coding sequence ATGAAGATATTGATTGTTGAAAATGAAGTATATTTAGCTCAAAGTATTGCTATTAAATTAAATGAAGCAGGTTATGAAAGTGATATTGCAACTTCTTTTAATGATATAAAAAATATTTTTTATGATGTGATTTTGCTTTCAACTAATGTTGATAGCTTTATGAAAATTATTCAAAATCACAAACAAAGTATGATTTTACTTTTAGTTTCTTATGTTAGTTCAGATACTGTTAGCACTCCTATTGCTGCTGGTGCGTATGATTACATTCAAAAACCTTTTATGATTGAAGAGGTTTTAAGAAAGATTAAATATTTTTACAACTACAATCGTTTAAAATTACAAAATCAGGCTTTAAATTCTTATGTAAAATCAGTAATTGATTTAAAAATCCATCCAGTAAAAAAAATAACCTTTCCTTTGTTGATTAAGACAAATAATCAAATATTAGCTGATTCTTATGTATTTAATTATGCTTTTTCAAATAATATTTTATTGCATTTTACTGATTTAAGCTCATCTTTTAATTTAAACGAACTTTTAGTTGGCGCAAGTGAGATTAGATATTTTACTAATTTTCAAGTCTTAAAAGGTTCAAAATTAGAACAAATTTTAAAATTAAGCAAGGGGCAAAATTTTATTTTTCATACAAATTCAAAAAATCATTTTGAAGGTTTAAACGAGCTTTGTTTAGAAGATAAAGAAAATAATGATTACAAAGGCATTTTAACGGTAGATGATTATTTAAAAAATATGATTTTAAAATGGCAAGATTCATACACAGATACTGATTTAAGCAAAAAACTTGGTATTTCAAGAAAGACTTTGTGGGAAAAAAGGAGAAAATATGACATTGACAAGTGA
- a CDS encoding sulfate adenylyltransferase gives MTLTSEKISCININKNELAILSLIQIKALSNTDRLINDEEQGEFSEFLFNSLSFYPSFALNGDLSNKKFSKKLLLKCEDEIVGSLEDVSTFSSKKKIASIFSPNLCYIENNNPGLCAKVNIYNNPYQKIKQDVENKIKKSNAKKITAIMLDASPLTRAHERMLRWTIDKADLVLIFVVDAKDEFSMQIKKECFDFFTKNYLPLDKIYTIYLENLELFSKDPNYECLLVKSFGANKFVIEQNHPGIGLLYDNFTFNSFLNELSKKTELELIILPEFAFCNQCNIMVSVKSCPHGAHHHIKYDMQCIRKLLTLGIMPPTVLVRKEISAKLLSYLFKDKIKNIDSFYSRVFPSNGIIKSRSEEEFYIDLASLYQTNYFI, from the coding sequence ATGACATTGACAAGTGAAAAAATTTCTTGCATAAATATAAATAAAAATGAATTAGCGATTTTATCTTTAATACAAATAAAAGCTTTATCAAATACTGATAGGCTTATTAATGATGAAGAGCAGGGCGAATTTTCAGAATTTTTATTTAATAGTCTTTCTTTTTACCCTAGTTTTGCTTTAAATGGTGATTTAAGTAATAAAAAATTTAGTAAAAAATTATTATTAAAATGTGAAGATGAGATAGTAGGTAGCCTAGAAGATGTTAGTACATTTAGTAGTAAGAAAAAAATTGCTAGTATTTTTAGCCCTAATCTTTGTTATATTGAAAATAATAATCCTGGACTTTGTGCAAAAGTTAATATTTACAATAATCCATATCAAAAAATAAAACAAGATGTTGAAAATAAAATTAAAAAAAGTAACGCAAAGAAAATCACTGCAATTATGCTTGATGCAAGTCCGCTTACAAGAGCGCACGAGCGTATGCTTAGATGGACTATAGATAAGGCTGATTTAGTTTTGATATTTGTTGTTGATGCTAAAGATGAATTTAGTATGCAAATAAAAAAAGAATGTTTTGATTTTTTCACTAAAAATTATTTGCCACTTGATAAAATCTATACTATTTATTTAGAAAATTTAGAACTTTTTTCAAAAGACCCAAATTATGAATGTTTGCTTGTAAAGTCATTTGGTGCAAATAAATTTGTAATTGAACAAAATCATCCAGGTATAGGTTTGTTGTATGATAATTTTACTTTTAATTCTTTTTTAAATGAATTAAGCAAAAAAACAGAATTAGAATTAATAATTTTACCAGAATTTGCATTTTGCAATCAATGTAATATTATGGTTAGTGTAAAATCCTGTCCGCACGGAGCGCATCATCATATAAAATACGATATGCAGTGTATTAGAAAGCTTTTAACATTAGGAATTATGCCACCAACTGTATTGGTTAGAAAAGAAATTTCAGCAAAGCTATTAAGCTATTTATTTAAAGATAAAATCAAAAATATTGATAGTTTTTATAGCAGAGTGTTTCCAAGTAATGGTATTATTAAAAGCAGAAGCGAAGAGGAATTTTATATTGATTTAGCTTCTTTATATCAGACAAATTATTTTATTTAG